Proteins encoded in a region of the Fibrobacter sp. UWB15 genome:
- a CDS encoding Tex family protein: MDFSAIIAEELNLEVWRVAKALELMDQGGTIPFIARYRKDQTGTLNEIELRDISHRRDYLQELVDRKETILKSIEEQGKLTPELKAQIEACKDKTLLEDIYAPYKPKKRTRATAAKELGLEPLARLMWAQEETGNTAEQIALIYLSEEKGLADPKAALKGAADILAEEVADNTEFRQYLRNKMEKTGVMISKVKKDFEGQETKFKDYYDYSEQVSKIPSHRMLALRRGEKEKVLRLSIEVPNEEMVGYLKQQIIKGNTTWTPYLEAMCQDAWERLLQPSMESEVRLMLKDAAEEEAFKVFSKNLQDVLLAAPAGHKAVLALDPGFRTGCKVAVLDENGKFMDHGIIKPHEPWNDKAGAAVYLMGLIDKYKIDLIAIGNGTASRETDAFCAEMSAKFKGKVPPRVIVSEAGASVYSASMIAIQEFPKEDVTTRGAISIGRRLQDPLAELVKVDPQSIGVGQYQHDVNQRELKKRLDEVVESCVNMVGVDVNSASAPLLSHVAGLSNTLSEAIVKYREENGAYASREALKNVKGFGPKAFEQAAGFMRIPGAENPLDDSAVHPENYALVEKMAEKAGVSVKDMVGNAEAVKAINLEEFLSDEVGKATLDDIIKELQKPSRDPRKEFRYAKFDDKIRTIQDLITGSWMEGVVTNVANFGAFVDIGVHQDGLVHVSEISDKFVEDAKTVLTVGDIVKVRVVAVDVGQKRISLSMKQETADGVAGAGANGPRGQRAGGNRGGFGGHGRDGRGNARPQGGIQGHATLADLKAKIAGKDRPGAAPKKAAAMPGKMSALLKNMKKGM; encoded by the coding sequence ATGGATTTTTCTGCAATTATTGCCGAAGAGCTTAACCTTGAAGTATGGCGCGTCGCCAAGGCGCTCGAACTGATGGACCAGGGTGGTACCATCCCCTTTATCGCCCGTTACCGTAAAGACCAGACGGGTACGCTGAACGAAATTGAACTGCGCGACATCAGTCACCGTCGCGACTACCTGCAAGAACTGGTAGACCGTAAAGAAACGATTCTCAAGAGCATCGAAGAACAGGGCAAGCTCACGCCCGAACTCAAGGCCCAGATCGAAGCCTGTAAGGACAAAACCCTCCTCGAAGATATTTATGCCCCGTACAAGCCCAAGAAGCGCACCCGCGCCACGGCCGCCAAGGAACTGGGTCTGGAACCCTTGGCCCGCCTCATGTGGGCGCAAGAAGAAACCGGCAACACGGCAGAACAGATTGCGTTAATTTATTTGTCCGAAGAAAAGGGCCTTGCCGACCCGAAGGCCGCCCTCAAGGGTGCCGCCGACATTCTGGCCGAAGAAGTGGCCGACAATACCGAATTCCGTCAGTACCTGCGCAACAAGATGGAAAAGACCGGTGTCATGATTTCCAAAGTCAAGAAAGATTTCGAAGGCCAGGAAACCAAGTTCAAGGATTACTACGACTACAGCGAACAGGTGTCCAAGATTCCGAGCCACCGTATGCTAGCGTTGCGTCGCGGCGAAAAGGAAAAGGTGCTCCGCCTCTCTATCGAAGTGCCGAACGAAGAAATGGTCGGCTACCTCAAGCAGCAGATTATCAAGGGCAACACCACTTGGACTCCTTACCTGGAAGCCATGTGCCAGGACGCCTGGGAACGCTTGCTCCAGCCGAGCATGGAAAGCGAAGTGCGCTTGATGCTCAAGGACGCCGCCGAAGAAGAAGCCTTCAAGGTGTTCAGCAAGAACCTTCAGGATGTGTTGCTCGCCGCACCTGCCGGCCACAAGGCTGTGCTCGCTCTCGACCCGGGTTTCCGTACGGGTTGCAAGGTGGCCGTGCTCGACGAAAACGGCAAGTTCATGGACCATGGCATCATTAAGCCGCATGAACCGTGGAACGACAAGGCCGGTGCCGCCGTGTACCTGATGGGCCTTATCGACAAGTACAAGATTGACTTGATTGCTATTGGTAACGGTACCGCTAGCCGCGAGACCGATGCCTTCTGCGCCGAAATGTCTGCCAAGTTCAAGGGCAAGGTTCCGCCGCGCGTGATCGTTTCTGAAGCAGGTGCATCTGTGTACAGCGCAAGCATGATTGCTATCCAGGAATTCCCGAAGGAAGACGTGACCACTCGCGGTGCGATTTCCATTGGCCGCCGTTTGCAGGACCCGCTGGCCGAATTGGTGAAGGTGGACCCGCAGTCTATCGGTGTTGGCCAGTACCAGCACGACGTGAACCAGCGCGAACTCAAGAAGCGCTTGGACGAAGTGGTGGAAAGCTGCGTGAACATGGTGGGTGTCGACGTGAACAGCGCCTCTGCTCCGCTGCTTTCCCACGTGGCAGGCCTGAGCAATACTTTGTCCGAAGCCATCGTGAAATACCGCGAAGAAAACGGTGCCTACGCTAGCCGCGAAGCCTTGAAGAACGTGAAGGGCTTCGGCCCGAAGGCCTTTGAACAGGCCGCCGGCTTCATGCGCATTCCGGGTGCTGAAAACCCGCTCGACGATTCTGCCGTTCACCCCGAAAACTACGCCCTTGTCGAAAAGATGGCCGAAAAGGCCGGCGTGTCGGTGAAGGACATGGTGGGTAACGCCGAAGCCGTGAAGGCGATCAACCTCGAAGAATTCTTGAGCGACGAAGTGGGTAAGGCTACTTTGGACGACATTATCAAGGAACTCCAGAAGCCGAGCCGCGACCCGCGTAAGGAATTCCGTTACGCCAAATTCGACGACAAGATTCGCACCATTCAGGACCTGATTACGGGCAGCTGGATGGAAGGTGTTGTCACCAACGTGGCAAACTTCGGTGCCTTCGTGGATATCGGCGTTCACCAGGACGGCCTCGTGCACGTTTCTGAAATCAGCGACAAGTTCGTGGAAGACGCCAAGACGGTGCTTACCGTGGGCGATATCGTGAAGGTGCGCGTGGTCGCAGTCGATGTGGGCCAGAAGCGCATTAGCCTTTCGATGAAGCAGGAAACTGCCGACGGCGTCGCCGGTGCCGGTGCAAATGGCCCGCGTGGCCAGCGCGCAGGCGGTAACCGCGGCGGATTCGGTGGCCACGGCCGCGATGGTCGCGGCAATGCCCGCCCGCAGGGCGGCATTCAGGGCCATGCAACCCTCGCAGACCTTAAGGCGAAAATCGCTGGTAAGGACCGCCCCGGTGCAGCTCCGAAAAAAGCCGCTGCCATGCCCGGCAAGATGAGCGCCTTGTTGAAAAACATGAAGAAGGGAATGTAG
- the queF gene encoding preQ(1) synthase: MRSDAELEGVTLLGNNKTQYKTTYSPEVLEKFPNKHPGNDYMVTFNCPEFTSLCPKTGQPDFAEIKINYIPDQFLVESKSLKLYMFSFRNHGDFHEDCVNIIMKDLVKLLDPKYIEVEGLFMPRGGISLYPFANYGKPGTEFEALAKSRLFTAIDRRK; encoded by the coding sequence ATGCGTTCAGATGCTGAACTCGAAGGCGTCACGTTGCTTGGCAACAACAAGACCCAGTACAAGACCACCTACAGTCCCGAAGTCCTTGAAAAGTTCCCGAACAAGCATCCGGGCAACGACTACATGGTCACCTTCAACTGCCCGGAATTCACGAGCCTGTGCCCGAAAACCGGCCAGCCGGATTTTGCCGAAATCAAGATCAACTACATTCCGGACCAGTTCCTGGTAGAATCCAAGTCCCTCAAGCTTTACATGTTTAGCTTCCGTAACCACGGCGACTTCCATGAAGACTGCGTGAACATTATCATGAAGGACTTGGTAAAGCTTCTGGATCCGAAGTATATCGAAGTTGAAGGCCTCTTTATGCCGCGCGGCGGCATTTCGCTTTACCCGTTTGCCAACTACGGCAAACCGGGTACCGAATTCGAAGCACTCGCCAAGAGCCGCCTGTTCACCGCCATCGATAGGAGAAAGTAA
- a CDS encoding queuosine precursor transporter: MPFQNELILIASIFVFFGGLVAFFRFFGKQGIFAWTVICTIAANIEVLILVHAFGLDTTLGNVIFASSFLATDIMSEIFGKKDASRCVKIGILANVTFILISQSWFLYIPAAGDTMAEPIRTVFANTPRVMLASLFAYAICEMYDVWAYHAVWKWSEKKFGDKRSFLWLRNNGSTLVSQLINVVVFNLLAFAGVFPWNTIGEILIFGYGIFIVTSLMDTPFVYLARRIAEKHPELIAE, encoded by the coding sequence ATGCCTTTCCAGAACGAACTCATCCTTATCGCTTCTATCTTTGTATTCTTTGGCGGACTCGTTGCCTTTTTCCGCTTCTTTGGCAAGCAGGGCATTTTCGCCTGGACGGTCATCTGCACCATCGCCGCAAATATCGAAGTGCTGATTCTGGTGCACGCCTTCGGACTCGACACCACGCTCGGCAACGTGATTTTTGCATCGTCGTTCTTGGCTACCGACATCATGAGTGAAATCTTCGGCAAAAAAGACGCCAGCCGCTGTGTCAAAATCGGCATCCTCGCAAACGTAACCTTCATCCTGATTTCGCAAAGCTGGTTCCTGTATATTCCGGCCGCGGGAGACACCATGGCAGAACCGATCCGCACCGTGTTCGCCAATACCCCGCGCGTGATGCTTGCGAGCCTATTCGCCTACGCCATTTGCGAAATGTACGATGTGTGGGCCTACCACGCCGTCTGGAAATGGTCCGAAAAGAAGTTCGGCGACAAGCGCAGCTTCTTGTGGTTGCGCAATAACGGTTCTACGCTGGTAAGCCAGCTGATTAACGTAGTCGTATTCAACCTGCTTGCCTTCGCCGGAGTTTTCCCGTGGAATACGATCGGCGAAATCCTGATTTTCGGTTACGGAATCTTTATCGTGACATCGCTGATGGATACCCCGTTCGTGTACCTTGCACGCCGCATCGCCGAAAAGCACCCGGAATTAATCGCGGAATAA
- the sstT gene encoding serine/threonine transporter SstT, producing MKVSAVINKYNSANLVLRIAISIVVGALLGVFLPSQKWISEFGVLFVGALKAVAPVLVFILIICSLANGKSRLDRRFVRVVVLYLVGTLLASFAAVGSSIMFPQNLELNVSADVSTVPTDIYEILHNLLVNAVSNPFASISDANYIGILVWAAFMGFAIKKIASPVTFTVLQDVSNAVSMVVRWIINLAPLGIMGIMYTSVSTNGIGIFKTYGSLILVLVGTMLFVMLVVVPALVGLVLRHDPYPLVLKCLKSSAVTAFFTRSSAANIPVNMALCKRLGLDREFYSVSIPLGATINMSGAAITITVMTLATVHTLGIPVTLTSTLIVCVLATIGACGTSGVAGGSLLLIPLACAPFGISTDVAMQVVAIGFIIGVIQDSMETALNSSTDAIFTATAEYAAWRKAGKPLPKELFRD from the coding sequence ATGAAAGTAAGCGCTGTAATCAATAAATATAATAGTGCAAACTTGGTGCTCCGTATCGCAATTTCGATTGTGGTGGGTGCGCTCTTGGGCGTGTTTCTGCCGTCGCAAAAATGGATTTCCGAATTCGGCGTGCTCTTTGTAGGCGCGCTTAAGGCCGTGGCGCCGGTACTGGTGTTCATTTTGATTATCTGTTCCCTTGCCAATGGCAAGTCCCGCTTGGACCGTCGTTTTGTCCGCGTGGTTGTCCTATACCTGGTGGGTACGCTGCTAGCGTCCTTTGCCGCCGTGGGGTCGAGCATCATGTTCCCGCAGAATCTAGAGTTGAATGTGTCGGCAGACGTTTCGACCGTGCCGACCGATATTTACGAAATCCTGCATAATTTGTTGGTGAATGCGGTGTCGAATCCGTTTGCGTCTATTTCCGATGCGAACTATATCGGTATTCTGGTTTGGGCAGCCTTTATGGGCTTTGCTATCAAGAAAATTGCAAGTCCGGTGACGTTTACCGTGCTGCAGGATGTGTCGAATGCGGTTTCGATGGTGGTTCGCTGGATTATCAATTTGGCCCCGCTCGGTATCATGGGTATTATGTATACCTCGGTTTCTACGAACGGAATCGGAATTTTCAAGACTTACGGTTCGCTCATTCTGGTTCTTGTGGGAACCATGCTTTTCGTGATGCTTGTTGTGGTGCCGGCTCTTGTAGGACTTGTGTTGCGGCATGACCCGTATCCGCTGGTGCTCAAGTGCCTCAAGAGTAGTGCCGTTACGGCCTTCTTTACCCGCAGCTCCGCGGCGAACATTCCGGTAAACATGGCCCTTTGTAAAAGACTCGGGCTCGACCGCGAATTTTATTCTGTGTCTATTCCGCTGGGCGCGACTATCAATATGAGTGGGGCCGCCATTACCATTACGGTCATGACTCTTGCGACGGTGCATACGCTTGGTATTCCGGTGACGCTTACTTCGACATTAATCGTGTGCGTGCTTGCAACGATTGGCGCCTGCGGTACCAGCGGTGTTGCGGGCGGTTCGCTTCTCTTGATTCCTCTGGCATGCGCCCCCTTCGGCATTTCTACCGACGTTGCCATGCAGGTGGTGGCGATTGGCTTTATCATCGGAGTGATTCAGGACAGTATGGAAACGGCCTTGAATTCTTCGACCGACGCCATCTTTACGGCGACCGCCGAATATGCCGCTTGGCGTAAGGCTGGCAAGCCCCTGCCTAAAGAATTATTCCGCGATTAA
- a CDS encoding glycosyltransferase yields the protein MFFTVLTYLVIGLLAVFGLFYIVLEARFFRALGSVRVGNSDVEPAPKVSILIAARNESEGIRATLDSVLSQDYRGEWDVWVADDRSDDDTPKILADYAAKNPRLHVLTIKQIPEGVSPKKHALSLLIEACEGEILCLTDADCIVKPTWVTGIVAEFEPGIELVAGHSYIPTIPGKSSILICMQAVETLIYRVAGTAGLAMRLPLTSTGNNLAYRKSFFKSVHGFDNVIKIQSGDDDLLMQKLAADRPWAMRYCIAESTFVTTNGKETLKELWEQRKRWASKTIYYTPKIVFVLSMVFLFLTMQCIAAAFAPFSSSVLIATIIAFIAKCIGDLVLILRGLRIFRQEHLLKWCIPVEFIHAPFTVLAVLFGLFGRFKWK from the coding sequence ATGTTTTTTACGGTGCTCACATACCTGGTCATCGGCCTTTTGGCTGTGTTCGGACTATTCTATATAGTCTTGGAGGCGCGGTTCTTCCGTGCGCTGGGTTCGGTGCGCGTAGGGAACTCCGACGTGGAGCCCGCCCCCAAGGTGAGCATCTTGATTGCCGCACGCAACGAATCGGAGGGAATACGCGCCACTTTGGACTCGGTTCTCTCCCAGGACTACCGTGGCGAATGGGACGTTTGGGTTGCCGACGACAGGAGCGACGACGATACGCCGAAAATTTTGGCCGATTATGCTGCCAAGAACCCCAGACTGCATGTTCTGACTATTAAACAGATTCCGGAAGGGGTCAGCCCCAAAAAACACGCCCTTTCACTGTTGATTGAGGCCTGCGAGGGCGAAATCCTGTGCCTGACCGACGCCGACTGCATCGTAAAGCCCACCTGGGTCACGGGCATTGTGGCCGAATTCGAACCGGGCATTGAGCTGGTAGCCGGACATTCCTACATCCCCACAATCCCCGGTAAGTCGAGCATTCTCATTTGCATGCAGGCGGTCGAGACCCTGATTTACCGAGTGGCAGGCACTGCGGGCCTCGCCATGCGACTCCCGCTCACAAGCACCGGCAACAACCTCGCCTACCGCAAAAGCTTCTTCAAGAGCGTGCACGGATTCGACAACGTCATCAAGATCCAGAGCGGCGACGACGACCTCTTGATGCAAAAACTCGCCGCCGACCGCCCCTGGGCCATGCGCTACTGCATTGCCGAAAGCACCTTCGTGACCACCAACGGCAAAGAAACCTTGAAGGAACTCTGGGAACAACGCAAGCGCTGGGCGTCGAAGACTATATATTATACACCGAAAATCGTATTTGTACTCAGCATGGTATTTCTGTTCCTTACCATGCAATGTATCGCAGCAGCATTTGCACCCTTCAGTTCTAGCGTTTTAATTGCGACAATCATCGCATTTATCGCCAAGTGCATTGGCGACCTGGTTCTGATACTCCGCGGGCTTAGGATATTCAGACAGGAACACCTCTTAAAATGGTGCATTCCTGTGGAATTTATCCACGCCCCCTTTACCGTGCTAGCCGTGCTTTTCGGCCTGTTCGGACGATTTAAATGGAAATAA
- a CDS encoding DNA topoisomerase III, with the protein MMATTTKKATTKKTTTKAATKAPVEGKTLIIAEKPSVALDLVRVLGQKNFKNEKTHYESDTTIVSHAIGHLVEIADPKEIDEKYKKWEMSTLPMLPKEFPLVATPATKGQLSALSKLIKRKDVTTIVNACDAGREGELIFFYILQYVLKGKFTGKTIKRLWMQSMTPAAIKEAFENMRDGAEMENLKAAALCRSEADWLIGMNGSRGLTAYNSSMGGFQVTPCGRVQTPTLAIIVNREEERMQFVPQKFWTVEAEFDNDGSHYQGKWFTANKEDGKDKIKQIFDESKVKDILKKCKGKVGTVEETSAPSLQKCGPLYDLTTLQREANNRFGFSAKTTLSIAQALYERHKATTYPRTDSRCLPEDYVAPVKATLGKIEGPLAKFAETALKNNWVVKTPKVFDNSKISDHFAIIPTGVMPSGLTEAEQKIFTMICQRFIAVFFPPAKYENTTRVTTVEGETFLTEGKVLIDPGFKAVYGKDSDEESNIPALKGKSAKTVALEEKEDFTKPPAHYTESTLLSMMESAGKLVEDEELRDAMKERGLGTPATRAAIIEKLVSDKYVVRDGKDMIPTAKAFDLIKVLKAMDIEALTSPELTGNWEYKMEQIEKGKETREKFMEGIVDMTRTMVKNIKSFKEESTTGEAPFSPVNGKKVFETVSRYTTEDGIVIRKMIGGKRLTPEEITELLTNRKIGPLTGFRSKRGAEFSAVVIINDENKIEFVFDEKPEEVEVGAEVGKSPVDGAAVYETMTGYVSDSYLKKEPSGITLPKILLGKEIPLEEIKKMLAGEKTTLLKGFRSNKTHRTFDAYLYLDKGGKLKFDFPPREFKPRRFGKKKAE; encoded by the coding sequence ATGATGGCAACTACGACAAAAAAAGCAACGACAAAGAAAACGACAACGAAGGCAGCAACAAAGGCCCCGGTCGAAGGCAAGACTTTAATTATCGCCGAAAAACCGAGTGTGGCACTCGACCTGGTCCGCGTACTCGGCCAAAAGAACTTCAAGAACGAAAAGACCCACTACGAAAGCGACACCACCATCGTGAGCCATGCCATCGGCCACCTGGTTGAAATCGCCGACCCGAAAGAAATCGACGAAAAGTACAAGAAGTGGGAAATGAGCACGCTCCCCATGCTCCCCAAGGAATTCCCGCTGGTCGCAACGCCTGCGACCAAGGGTCAGCTTTCGGCACTCTCTAAGCTCATCAAGCGTAAGGACGTGACGACCATCGTGAACGCATGCGATGCGGGCCGCGAAGGTGAACTGATTTTCTTCTACATATTGCAGTACGTGCTCAAGGGCAAATTCACGGGCAAGACGATCAAGCGCCTGTGGATGCAGAGCATGACCCCGGCCGCCATCAAGGAAGCTTTCGAAAACATGCGCGACGGCGCCGAAATGGAAAACCTGAAGGCAGCCGCCCTTTGCCGTAGCGAAGCCGACTGGCTCATTGGCATGAACGGTAGCCGCGGCCTTACCGCCTACAACAGCAGCATGGGCGGATTCCAGGTGACCCCGTGTGGCCGCGTGCAGACGCCGACGCTTGCCATCATTGTGAACCGCGAAGAAGAACGCATGCAGTTCGTACCGCAAAAGTTCTGGACCGTAGAAGCCGAGTTCGACAACGACGGTAGCCACTACCAAGGCAAGTGGTTCACCGCCAACAAGGAAGACGGCAAGGACAAAATCAAGCAGATTTTTGACGAGAGTAAAGTCAAGGATATCTTGAAAAAATGCAAGGGCAAGGTAGGTACCGTCGAAGAAACGTCCGCGCCCTCGCTCCAAAAGTGCGGTCCGCTGTACGACTTGACCACGCTCCAGCGCGAAGCGAACAACCGCTTTGGCTTTAGCGCGAAGACAACCCTCTCGATTGCGCAGGCTTTGTACGAACGCCACAAGGCGACCACCTACCCGCGTACCGACAGTCGCTGCCTGCCCGAAGACTATGTGGCTCCGGTGAAGGCCACCCTCGGCAAAATCGAAGGCCCGCTCGCAAAATTCGCTGAGACCGCCCTCAAGAACAACTGGGTCGTGAAGACTCCCAAGGTGTTCGACAACTCGAAGATTTCGGACCACTTCGCCATCATCCCCACCGGCGTGATGCCCTCGGGACTCACCGAAGCCGAACAGAAGATTTTCACGATGATTTGCCAGCGATTCATCGCTGTGTTCTTCCCGCCCGCCAAGTACGAAAACACCACCCGCGTAACAACCGTGGAAGGCGAAACCTTCCTCACCGAAGGCAAGGTGCTAATTGATCCGGGCTTCAAGGCCGTGTACGGCAAGGACAGCGACGAAGAATCGAACATTCCGGCACTCAAGGGCAAGTCCGCCAAGACGGTCGCCCTCGAAGAAAAGGAAGACTTTACCAAGCCGCCCGCACACTATACCGAAAGCACGCTCCTTTCGATGATGGAAAGCGCCGGTAAGCTGGTGGAAGACGAAGAACTCCGCGATGCCATGAAGGAACGCGGCCTTGGAACGCCGGCAACGCGCGCCGCCATTATCGAAAAACTCGTCAGCGACAAGTACGTGGTTCGCGACGGCAAGGACATGATCCCGACCGCCAAGGCATTCGACCTCATCAAGGTGCTGAAGGCCATGGACATCGAAGCGCTCACCAGTCCGGAACTTACCGGCAACTGGGAATATAAAATGGAGCAAATCGAGAAGGGCAAGGAAACCCGCGAAAAGTTCATGGAAGGCATCGTCGACATGACGCGCACCATGGTGAAAAACATCAAGAGTTTCAAGGAAGAAAGCACCACCGGCGAAGCCCCGTTTAGCCCCGTGAACGGCAAGAAGGTTTTTGAAACCGTGAGCCGCTACACCACCGAAGACGGCATCGTGATCCGCAAGATGATTGGCGGCAAGCGCCTTACTCCGGAAGAAATCACCGAGCTTTTGACCAACCGTAAAATCGGCCCACTCACCGGCTTCCGCAGCAAGCGCGGTGCCGAATTCTCGGCCGTGGTGATTATCAACGACGAAAACAAGATTGAATTTGTATTCGACGAAAAGCCCGAAGAAGTCGAAGTCGGAGCCGAGGTCGGCAAGTCGCCGGTCGATGGCGCCGCCGTGTACGAAACCATGACCGGTTACGTGAGCGATTCTTACCTCAAAAAGGAACCCAGCGGCATCACGCTTCCGAAGATTTTGCTCGGTAAAGAAATCCCGCTCGAAGAAATCAAGAAGATGCTCGCCGGCGAAAAGACGACGCTCCTCAAGGGTTTCCGCAGCAACAAGACCCACCGCACCTTTGACGCTTACTTGTATCTAGATAAAGGCGGCAAGCTCAAGTTCGACTTCCCGCCGCGCGAATTCAAGCCCCGCCGCTTCGGAAAGAAGAAGGCAGAGTAG
- a CDS encoding glycoside hydrolase family 3 N-terminal domain-containing protein, translated as MHLKRAVTIFLAAFAFLQAEDSLPEYRFVPLNSLTESIEVETPYGLPRELMPLWDSLSIKQKAAQMVMVYMTPASFMLEHEFGGYLVMKNHLKNLDKFTENIRTVNDSMRIKPLVAADQEGGLVNRISVVAPRWEHTPSAKQMRNMSEDSIRTLAKEIGAVLDSVGINLNLAPVLDPAKDSRGKHSFMEESKRSWGEDTTNATKVRAFVQGMRESNVACVSKHFPGYDSWTNSDHQIAVSSTPKAKVAKNVEFFKTLASDIPVTMMSSVSFVRISSRPAVFEPKIVKMARDMSPETVILTDDLWGVSLRAWISGNERVRSKNYPAKDFRKLVRTALMAGNDMFMITYPQKAVEMVNYLAALSKQSKYYRERIEESSARILKMKFKAGIIK; from the coding sequence ATGCACCTAAAAAGAGCAGTCACCATTTTTCTTGCGGCATTCGCCTTTTTGCAGGCAGAGGATTCTCTGCCTGAATACAGGTTTGTCCCGCTGAACTCGCTCACGGAATCGATAGAAGTCGAAACACCTTACGGGCTCCCCCGCGAGCTTATGCCGTTATGGGATTCGCTCTCTATCAAGCAGAAAGCGGCGCAGATGGTGATGGTCTACATGACGCCCGCATCGTTCATGCTGGAGCACGAATTCGGCGGATACCTGGTGATGAAAAATCACCTGAAGAACCTGGACAAGTTCACCGAAAACATCCGCACCGTGAACGATTCCATGCGAATCAAGCCGCTGGTGGCTGCTGACCAGGAAGGCGGCCTCGTAAACCGAATCTCGGTCGTGGCCCCGCGCTGGGAGCATACCCCCAGCGCCAAGCAAATGCGCAACATGAGCGAAGATTCCATCCGCACTCTGGCAAAAGAAATCGGCGCCGTCCTCGATAGCGTAGGAATCAACCTGAATTTGGCGCCCGTGCTCGACCCCGCCAAAGACAGCCGCGGCAAGCATTCCTTTATGGAAGAATCCAAGCGTTCTTGGGGCGAAGACACCACGAATGCGACCAAGGTCCGCGCCTTTGTGCAAGGCATGCGCGAAAGCAACGTGGCCTGTGTATCGAAGCATTTCCCCGGTTACGATTCCTGGACCAACAGCGACCACCAAATTGCCGTGAGTTCAACACCCAAGGCTAAAGTGGCGAAGAACGTGGAATTTTTCAAGACACTCGCCAGCGACATTCCCGTAACCATGATGAGCAGCGTGAGCTTCGTACGCATTTCAAGCCGCCCTGCCGTATTCGAACCGAAAATCGTGAAAATGGCCCGCGACATGTCACCTGAAACAGTCATCCTTACCGACGACCTGTGGGGCGTCAGCCTACGCGCCTGGATTAGCGGCAACGAACGCGTGCGCAGCAAGAACTATCCCGCCAAGGATTTTAGGAAACTCGTGCGTACCGCCTTGATGGCCGGCAACGACATGTTCATGATTACATATCCGCAAAAAGCGGTTGAAATGGTGAATTACCTCGCAGCACTTTCTAAACAAAGTAAATACTACCGCGAACGAATTGAGGAATCCTCCGCCCGCATACTTAAGATGAAATTTAAGGCGGGGATAATTAAGTAG
- a CDS encoding PolC-type DNA polymerase III, producing MKFAVVDLETTGGTAEVGRITEIGIVLLDDCEVVKTYSALVDPGMPIQPFVQNLTGITDEMVRGKPQFASIAEEVAELLKDRIFVAHNVQFDSKFMRTELKRCCIKIDPPRLCTVKIARRFFPGLPSYSLHKLTQALELPEFNHHRALDDALAAAEILKLAYNKVGPEKILKEVKNLSTPKKAKVV from the coding sequence ATGAAGTTTGCAGTTGTAGATCTAGAAACGACGGGGGGGACGGCTGAGGTTGGCCGCATTACCGAGATCGGTATTGTTCTTTTAGATGATTGTGAAGTGGTCAAGACTTATTCGGCGCTGGTGGACCCGGGCATGCCGATTCAGCCGTTTGTGCAGAACCTGACGGGTATTACGGACGAAATGGTTCGCGGCAAGCCGCAGTTCGCGTCTATTGCCGAAGAGGTGGCCGAACTTTTGAAGGACCGAATCTTTGTGGCGCATAATGTGCAGTTCGACAGCAAGTTCATGCGCACTGAACTCAAGCGTTGCTGCATCAAGATCGATCCGCCGAGGCTTTGTACCGTCAAGATAGCGCGCCGGTTTTTCCCGGGGCTTCCGAGCTACAGCTTGCATAAGTTGACGCAGGCGCTGGAACTGCCTGAATTCAATCATCACCGCGCTTTAGATGACGCTCTTGCGGCGGCCGAGATTCTGAAGCTCGCCTACAACAAGGTCGGGCCGGAAAAGATTCTTAAGGAAGTGAAGAACCTCTCAACTCCGAAAAAGGCGAAGGTAGTTTGA